A single Paenibacillus sp. FSL R5-0517 DNA region contains:
- the smc gene encoding chromosome segregation protein SMC has protein sequence MFLKRIELGGFKSFADKTEMEFVRGITAVVGPNGSGKSNISDGIRWVLGEQSAKSLRGGKMEDIIFAGSDARKAVNFGEVSLTLDNEDHALALDFGEVTVTRRVHRSGDSEYFINKQSCRLKDITELFMDTGIGKEAYSIIGQGRIEEILSTRSEDRRGIFEEASGIVKYKSRKRDATRKLDETEQNLLRIHDLVTELEDQIGPLKEQSEKAIHYKELRSQLKSQEISMYVYQIEQIHASWSKANERLQSLKQEEVGLAAIVSTHDAKLENDRNALRILETETEQLQSALLQFSEATEKSEGLGELLKERSHHLQTNQEQLKVTLAASEERHRERETELIALREKFGKLEHELNDVRNQLSQEEAKLIGVTGGISQQQEESLKGNLLELMNQMAQTRNEIRYVDQQKETLERRMNRAAEESGKWEEQKETLESRKADIEKKVVRLGKEISDLRGGYITESERLQSLQKLLEESRGTVRKWEQKREAQVSRRDTMKEMQDDFDGFMLGVKEVLKASRKGTLSGVHGAVAELVKVPEKIELAVETAMGASLQHVVMENESVSRQAIAFLKQRQLGRATFLPLDVIRPRAIGAAERSMIEGMEGFVGIGADLVQFESKYASIIGSLLGNVIIAETLEVANKIAARCQYRFRVVTLEGDVVNAGGSMTGGSQHKKNVSLLSRKRQLDQLDQDILDTENQIVKLHRSVDDVKVQLEQCQDKLDELRQSGDDTRNAEQQASMEMKQVEHELRHVLEQVAVAGQEKSGFTEEIKELDTARIVAVKKLEQLEEEEKATHRAIHAAEFARKANESAKEELQSQLTELKVREGKLDQERFSNGEQLRRLEREVESLVKDLRQNRTLLASMEADLKKTQTESVKQIEDLNQYKLKKAETSQELDFKRAARSELSKKLELAESETKEQRTQLKAVEEQMRQTEISVNRLDVELENILRKLTDEYELGYELAKERYPVPEDVEHTQAEVQKLKRSISALGDVNLGAIEEFQRVNERYEFLSEQKNDLVEAKTTLYQVIREMEDEMAKRFKITFDAIRREFGTVFTKLFGGGRADLVLMDPERLLETGIDIVAQPPGKKLQNLQLLSGGERALTAMALLFAILHVKPVPFCVLDEVEAALDEANVVRFAQYLREFSEQTQFIVVTHRKGTMEEADVLYGVTMEEGGVSKLVSVKLEDEEAVIA, from the coding sequence ATGTTTTTAAAACGGATTGAATTGGGTGGATTCAAGTCATTCGCCGACAAAACGGAGATGGAATTCGTTCGTGGCATTACGGCTGTTGTAGGTCCGAACGGAAGTGGCAAGAGTAATATATCGGACGGAATCCGTTGGGTTCTGGGGGAACAAAGTGCCAAATCGCTGCGTGGTGGCAAGATGGAAGATATCATCTTTGCAGGTAGTGATGCACGGAAGGCTGTTAATTTTGGTGAAGTGTCGCTAACACTCGATAACGAGGATCACGCACTTGCACTGGATTTCGGTGAAGTGACGGTGACTCGTCGTGTACATCGCAGCGGAGATAGTGAATATTTTATTAATAAACAATCTTGTCGCTTGAAGGATATTACGGAGTTGTTTATGGATACCGGTATCGGTAAGGAAGCCTACTCGATCATTGGACAGGGACGAATTGAAGAGATTCTGAGTACCCGTTCAGAGGATCGCAGGGGCATCTTTGAAGAGGCATCAGGTATCGTTAAATATAAATCCCGTAAGCGGGATGCTACGCGCAAACTGGATGAGACAGAGCAGAATTTACTGCGTATTCATGATCTGGTGACCGAACTGGAGGATCAGATTGGACCCTTGAAGGAACAATCGGAGAAAGCGATCCATTATAAAGAACTTCGTTCGCAGCTCAAATCACAGGAAATTTCCATGTATGTGTACCAGATCGAACAGATTCATGCATCTTGGAGTAAGGCCAACGAAAGGCTGCAATCGCTAAAACAGGAAGAGGTTGGACTGGCGGCGATTGTCTCTACGCATGATGCCAAGCTGGAAAATGATCGGAATGCGCTGCGTATCCTGGAAACAGAGACAGAGCAACTGCAATCCGCCTTATTGCAATTCAGTGAAGCGACGGAGAAAAGTGAAGGCCTTGGAGAACTGCTCAAGGAGCGCTCGCACCATCTGCAAACAAATCAGGAGCAACTCAAAGTAACGCTTGCCGCCAGTGAAGAGAGACATCGCGAACGGGAAACCGAGCTGATTGCACTGCGTGAGAAGTTTGGCAAGCTTGAGCATGAACTGAATGATGTGAGAAATCAGTTGTCGCAGGAAGAAGCCAAACTCATCGGTGTCACAGGCGGTATTAGCCAGCAGCAAGAGGAAAGCCTCAAAGGCAACTTGCTGGAACTGATGAATCAGATGGCTCAGACACGAAATGAAATTCGTTATGTGGATCAGCAGAAAGAAACGCTGGAGCGCAGAATGAATCGCGCGGCTGAGGAATCAGGCAAGTGGGAAGAACAGAAAGAAACACTGGAAAGTCGCAAAGCGGACATTGAGAAAAAAGTTGTTCGTTTGGGCAAAGAAATCAGTGATCTACGTGGTGGTTATATTACGGAAAGTGAACGACTACAATCACTGCAGAAGCTGCTCGAAGAAAGTCGAGGCACGGTCCGTAAATGGGAACAAAAGCGTGAAGCTCAAGTTTCCCGCCGCGATACAATGAAAGAGATGCAGGATGATTTTGACGGATTCATGCTGGGTGTCAAAGAGGTCCTCAAGGCTTCACGTAAAGGTACGCTGAGCGGTGTTCATGGAGCTGTAGCTGAACTCGTTAAAGTTCCTGAGAAGATTGAACTTGCGGTAGAGACAGCAATGGGAGCATCCTTGCAGCATGTGGTCATGGAAAATGAATCAGTTTCCAGACAGGCGATTGCTTTCCTGAAGCAGCGCCAGTTGGGACGTGCAACGTTCCTGCCTCTCGATGTCATTCGTCCTCGTGCCATTGGAGCGGCTGAACGTTCCATGATCGAAGGTATGGAAGGTTTTGTGGGGATCGGTGCTGATCTTGTACAATTTGAATCCAAGTACGCTTCGATCATTGGCAGTCTGTTGGGTAATGTTATTATTGCCGAAACGCTGGAGGTGGCCAATAAAATTGCGGCTCGCTGCCAGTATCGTTTCCGGGTCGTGACGCTTGAAGGTGATGTGGTTAATGCGGGTGGTTCCATGACAGGTGGTAGCCAGCACAAGAAAAATGTGAGTCTGCTCAGTCGTAAACGGCAGTTGGACCAGCTCGATCAGGATATCTTGGATACCGAAAATCAAATTGTGAAACTGCATCGCAGTGTGGATGATGTAAAAGTTCAACTGGAGCAGTGTCAGGACAAACTGGATGAACTTCGCCAGTCTGGTGACGATACCCGAAATGCAGAACAGCAGGCTTCGATGGAAATGAAGCAGGTAGAGCATGAGCTTCGCCACGTGCTTGAACAGGTTGCCGTTGCCGGGCAGGAGAAGAGCGGATTCACCGAAGAGATCAAAGAGCTGGATACGGCTCGCATCGTCGCTGTGAAGAAGCTGGAGCAGCTTGAAGAAGAAGAAAAAGCGACTCATCGTGCCATTCATGCAGCCGAGTTTGCTCGGAAAGCCAATGAATCCGCGAAGGAAGAATTGCAGAGCCAACTCACCGAGTTGAAAGTACGGGAAGGCAAGCTCGATCAGGAGCGATTCTCCAATGGGGAACAATTGCGACGTCTGGAGCGGGAAGTGGAGTCGCTGGTCAAAGATCTTCGTCAGAATCGCACCTTGTTAGCTTCAATGGAAGCAGATCTTAAGAAAACACAGACCGAAAGTGTTAAGCAGATTGAAGATCTGAACCAGTACAAGCTGAAAAAAGCGGAAACTTCTCAAGAACTGGACTTCAAACGTGCTGCCCGAAGTGAGTTGTCGAAAAAGCTTGAGCTTGCCGAGAGTGAAACGAAGGAACAGCGCACGCAGTTGAAAGCTGTGGAAGAACAGATGCGACAGACCGAAATTTCCGTGAACCGGTTGGATGTTGAGCTGGAAAATATACTTCGAAAGCTGACGGATGAATACGAACTGGGTTATGAACTGGCCAAAGAGCGTTATCCGGTGCCGGAAGATGTAGAGCATACACAGGCAGAGGTACAGAAGCTGAAACGCAGTATATCCGCCCTGGGTGATGTTAACCTGGGAGCGATAGAAGAGTTCCAACGGGTCAATGAGCGATACGAGTTCCTGAGCGAACAGAAGAATGACCTGGTGGAAGCCAAAACAACGTTGTATCAGGTTATTCGGGAAATGGAAGACGAGATGGCGAAGCGATTCAAGATCACGTTCGATGCAATCCGCCGTGAGTTCGGTACCGTCTTTACCAAGCTGTTTGGCGGGGGACGAGCTGACCTTGTTCTGATGGACCCGGAGCGCTTGCTTGAAACGGGAATAGATATTGTGGCTCAGCCACCAGGCAAGAAACTGCAAAACCTGCAACTGTTATCCGGTGGGGAGCGGGCTTTGACGGCAATGGCTTTGTTATTCGCCATTCTGCACGTCAAACCTGTACCATTCTGCGTACTGGATGAAGTAGAGGCAGCGCTGGACGAAGCTAACGTGGTCCGTTTTGCCCAGTACTTGCGTGAATTCTCCGAACAGACACAGTTCATCGTTGTTACCCATCGTAAGGGTACGATGGAAGAGGCTGATGTGCTGTATGGTGTTACGATGGAAGAGGGCGGAGTATCCAAGCTCGTTTCGGTTAAACTGGAAGATGAGGAAGCGGTCATTGCCTGA
- the rnc gene encoding ribonuclease III — MSEDLKQLQHKLQIKFDNRQLLKQAFTHASYVNEHRFSQHQDNERLEFLGDAVLELTVSEYLYHLYPNRPEGELTKLRASIVCEPSLVKFAEALGFGQYVLLGKGEELTGGRTRPALLADVFESFIGALYLDQGLAPVRAFLDQHVFPLIVLGSKLQMSDYKTELQELTQHHNMGALEYRIVEERGPAHEREFVSEVHMGQERLGRGTGRSKKEAEQQAASAALDRLKLPEAGA, encoded by the coding sequence TTGAGTGAAGATCTGAAGCAGTTACAACATAAACTTCAAATCAAATTTGACAACAGGCAGCTTTTAAAACAAGCGTTTACCCATGCTTCTTATGTAAACGAACACCGGTTCAGTCAGCATCAGGACAACGAGCGTCTGGAGTTTCTGGGCGATGCCGTGCTGGAACTGACTGTATCGGAATACTTGTATCATTTGTATCCTAACCGTCCGGAAGGCGAATTAACTAAGCTGCGGGCATCCATTGTCTGTGAGCCTTCCCTCGTCAAATTTGCTGAAGCGTTGGGTTTTGGTCAGTATGTACTTCTTGGTAAAGGTGAGGAACTAACGGGAGGACGGACACGGCCGGCTCTGCTGGCGGATGTGTTTGAATCTTTCATTGGTGCATTGTATCTGGATCAGGGGCTTGCGCCTGTCCGGGCATTTCTCGACCAGCATGTCTTTCCATTAATCGTGTTGGGCAGCAAGCTGCAAATGAGTGATTACAAAACGGAACTGCAGGAACTGACTCAGCATCACAATATGGGAGCTTTGGAATACCGTATCGTTGAGGAACGGGGACCTGCCCATGAACGTGAGTTTGTCTCGGAGGTCCATATGGGTCAAGAACGGCTTGGCAGAGGTACAGGGCGTTCCAAAAAGGAAGCGGAACAACAGGCTGCATCTGCAGCACTTGATCGACTGAAGCTTCCGGAAGCCGGAGCTTAA
- the fabF gene encoding beta-ketoacyl-ACP synthase II — MKQRVVITGMGVMTSLGKDLETFWGSLMAGKSGISQIEAFDVSEYTTQIAAEIKDFNPEEYMDRKDARKMDRFVQFAVAAGFKAVEDSGLKINENIDAERFGVSIGSGIGGLGTWEDQHNALLQKGPKRVSPFFIPMMISNMASGQMSISLGAKGPNINVVTACATGTHSIGDSFKLIANGDADAMICGGAEATIRPTGLAGFCAMRAMSTRNDDPAKSSRPFDTERDGFVMGEGAGVLILESLEHAQKRGARIYGEVIGYGLTGDAHHMTEPDPDGAARCMKMALRNAGIEPEEVDYINAHGTSTPVGDRSETLAIKKAFGDHAYKLAVSSTKSMTGHMLGAAGGVEAVICGLSLTHQTLAPTINLENQDPECDLDYVPNVPRQTKVNIAMSNSFGFGGHNATIILKKFEA, encoded by the coding sequence TTGAAACAAAGAGTAGTAATTACCGGAATGGGCGTAATGACATCGCTCGGAAAAGATTTGGAAACGTTCTGGGGCAGTTTAATGGCAGGAAAGTCCGGAATCTCTCAGATTGAGGCGTTTGATGTTAGTGAATACACGACACAGATTGCAGCTGAGATCAAGGATTTCAACCCGGAAGAATATATGGATCGCAAGGATGCTCGCAAAATGGACCGTTTTGTACAGTTCGCTGTAGCAGCCGGCTTCAAAGCCGTTGAAGACAGTGGTCTGAAAATTAACGAGAATATTGATGCAGAGCGTTTCGGTGTATCCATCGGATCAGGTATTGGTGGATTGGGTACGTGGGAGGACCAACATAATGCATTGTTGCAAAAAGGTCCAAAACGGGTAAGCCCATTCTTTATTCCCATGATGATCTCCAACATGGCTTCAGGCCAAATGTCCATCTCTCTTGGTGCCAAAGGTCCCAACATTAACGTGGTTACCGCTTGTGCAACAGGTACACACTCCATCGGAGATTCCTTCAAGTTGATTGCCAATGGTGATGCAGATGCCATGATCTGTGGTGGTGCGGAAGCAACAATCAGACCAACGGGTCTTGCAGGGTTCTGTGCTATGCGCGCAATGTCTACACGTAATGATGATCCTGCGAAATCAAGCCGTCCTTTTGATACAGAACGTGATGGTTTTGTTATGGGCGAAGGCGCTGGTGTTCTGATTCTGGAATCCCTGGAGCATGCTCAAAAACGTGGTGCACGCATCTATGGTGAAGTGATAGGTTACGGTCTGACAGGCGATGCACATCACATGACAGAACCAGATCCGGATGGAGCAGCACGTTGCATGAAGATGGCACTTCGCAATGCGGGTATTGAGCCTGAAGAAGTGGATTACATTAATGCACACGGAACCTCAACTCCTGTAGGTGACAGATCTGAAACGCTTGCGATCAAAAAGGCGTTTGGTGATCATGCGTACAAGCTCGCAGTGAGTTCCACGAAATCCATGACGGGCCACATGCTTGGCGCTGCTGGTGGTGTAGAAGCGGTTATCTGCGGATTGTCACTGACACATCAGACATTGGCACCAACGATCAACCTGGAAAATCAGGACCCGGAATGTGATCTGGATTATGTTCCAAATGTTCCACGTCAAACTAAAGTCAATATTGCCATGTCCAATTCATTTGGATTCGGCGGTCACAATGCCACCATTATTCTCAAAAAATTTGAAGCATAA
- the fabG gene encoding 3-oxoacyl-[acyl-carrier-protein] reductase has product MSKPLEGKNALVTGASRGIGRSIALALAEAGANVAVNYAGSQAAAEEVAEAIRAKGVKAITLQANVGLMDEAEQMVKATLEAWGNVDILVNNAGITRDNLIMRMKEEEFDQVIETNLKGVFNCLKAVTRPMMKQRSGRIINISSVVGVLGNAGQANYVAAKAGVIGLTKASARELASRGITVNCVAPGFIETDMTKELSQELVDGMLSGIPLSRLGQPDEIAGVVTFLASQASSYMTGQTLHVDGGMYM; this is encoded by the coding sequence ATGTCTAAACCATTAGAAGGTAAAAATGCACTCGTTACCGGGGCATCCCGGGGCATTGGACGCAGTATTGCATTGGCACTGGCTGAAGCTGGAGCGAACGTAGCCGTGAATTATGCGGGTAGCCAAGCGGCAGCTGAGGAAGTGGCGGAAGCGATTCGTGCCAAAGGAGTCAAGGCGATTACACTTCAAGCCAATGTGGGCCTGATGGATGAAGCTGAACAAATGGTCAAAGCTACACTTGAAGCTTGGGGCAACGTTGATATTCTGGTGAACAATGCCGGTATTACCCGTGATAATCTGATCATGCGTATGAAAGAGGAAGAATTCGATCAGGTTATTGAAACCAATCTCAAAGGTGTGTTTAACTGCCTTAAGGCGGTTACACGTCCAATGATGAAACAACGGTCGGGAAGAATTATCAATATCTCCTCGGTTGTAGGTGTGCTCGGTAATGCTGGACAAGCGAACTATGTTGCTGCCAAAGCAGGAGTTATTGGCCTGACAAAGGCATCTGCTCGTGAACTGGCTTCACGTGGAATCACAGTCAACTGTGTTGCACCAGGTTTCATTGAGACGGATATGACAAAAGAGTTGTCCCAGGAGCTGGTGGACGGTATGCTAAGTGGTATTCCGTTGTCCCGTTTGGGTCAGCCGGATGAAATTGCCGGTGTAGTCACTTTCCTGGCTTCACAGGCTTCATCTTATATGACAGGGCAGACGCTGCATGTCGATGGTGGCATGTACATGTAA
- the acpP gene encoding acyl carrier protein, which yields MSDVLERVKRIVVDRLGADEAEVTLEASFKEDLGADSLDVVELVMELEDEFDLEISDEDAEKITTVGEVVNYIQSHT from the coding sequence ATGTCCGATGTATTGGAGCGTGTAAAACGCATCGTCGTCGACCGCTTGGGCGCAGACGAAGCTGAAGTTACACTTGAAGCATCTTTCAAAGAAGATTTGGGTGCTGATTCTTTGGATGTAGTGGAATTGGTCATGGAATTGGAAGATGAATTTGATTTGGAAATCTCTGATGAAGATGCAGAAAAAATCACGACCGTAGGTGAAGTTGTAAACTACATACAATCTCATACCTAA
- the ftsY gene encoding signal recognition particle-docking protein FtsY yields MSFFKKLRDSIANKTESVTKQFKDGLEKTRKGLVEKVSDLVIRRKKIDEEFYEELEEILIGADVGVNTVMNLIEDLRVEVKKRKIEDAAELQPVLSEKLTDLLRGEQNNELKMNPDGITVILFVGVNGVGKTTTIGKLAHRFKQQGKKVIMAAGDTFRAGAIEQLEVWGQRAGVDVIKQQSGSDPAAVMYDAVQAAKQRGADVLLCDTAGRLQNKSNLMDELNKIYRVIQREIPDAPHEVLMVLDATTGQNALNQAKLFGEKSGVTGLVLTKLDGTAKGGIVVAIRQELDLPVKLVGLGEKIDDLQQFDSEQFVHALFAGLIQEQPAESAEEEETNS; encoded by the coding sequence ATGAGTTTTTTTAAAAAGCTGAGAGACAGCATTGCAAACAAAACAGAGTCAGTTACCAAACAGTTCAAGGATGGATTGGAAAAGACACGTAAAGGGCTAGTGGAGAAAGTTTCGGATCTCGTGATCCGCCGCAAAAAAATCGATGAAGAGTTCTATGAAGAACTGGAAGAGATTTTGATCGGAGCAGACGTTGGCGTGAATACGGTCATGAATCTGATCGAAGATCTGCGCGTTGAGGTGAAAAAACGCAAAATTGAGGACGCGGCTGAGCTGCAGCCTGTGTTGTCTGAGAAACTGACGGATCTTCTTCGTGGTGAACAGAATAACGAGCTGAAAATGAACCCGGACGGCATTACTGTCATTTTGTTTGTTGGTGTTAACGGTGTTGGTAAAACAACGACAATTGGCAAGCTGGCGCATCGATTTAAACAGCAAGGTAAGAAAGTCATCATGGCCGCTGGAGATACGTTCCGTGCCGGAGCCATCGAACAGCTGGAAGTATGGGGACAACGTGCCGGTGTCGATGTGATCAAACAGCAATCCGGTTCTGACCCGGCAGCGGTTATGTATGATGCGGTGCAGGCAGCAAAACAACGGGGTGCCGATGTTCTCCTCTGTGATACAGCAGGTCGTCTGCAGAACAAATCTAACCTGATGGACGAGCTTAACAAAATCTATCGTGTCATCCAACGTGAAATTCCGGATGCTCCACATGAAGTGCTGATGGTTTTGGATGCGACCACAGGTCAAAATGCCTTGAATCAGGCTAAACTTTTCGGTGAGAAAAGCGGCGTAACCGGCCTCGTACTAACGAAACTGGATGGAACAGCCAAAGGCGGGATCGTTGTAGCAATTCGTCAGGAGCTGGATTTGCCAGTGAAGCTTGTGGGACTGGGTGAAAAGATCGATGATCTGCAACAATTTGATTCAGAGCAGTTCGTTCATGCCTTGTTCGCCGGATTGATCCAAGAGCAACCAGCTGAAAGTGCTGAAGAAGAGGAAACGAACTCGTAG